A genomic segment from Chitinophaga niabensis encodes:
- a CDS encoding ribose-phosphate pyrophosphokinase produces MNPSVKIFTGNSNPALAERIASRYGNGIGKINIQKFSDGEFQPVFLESIRGHYVFLVQSTCAPTENIMELLLMIDAAKRASAGYITAVIPYFGFARQDRKDKPRVAIGSKLIANLLTAAGANRVITMDLHAPQIQGFFDIPVDHLDSSAIFIPYIENLKLENLTFASPDVGSTTRVREVASYFNAEMVICDKHRKRANEIASMVVIGDVTNRDIVLIDDICDTAGTLTKSAALLMEKGARSVRAFCTHPVFSGKAYENIENSVLDELVVCDTIPLKQHSSKVKVISVADLFAVAIRNMHENKSITSLFVHSQRKMQ; encoded by the coding sequence ATGAATCCATCAGTAAAAATCTTTACGGGAAATAGTAATCCCGCTCTGGCAGAGCGTATCGCCTCCAGGTATGGCAATGGCATCGGCAAGATCAACATCCAGAAGTTCAGCGACGGCGAATTTCAACCGGTGTTCCTTGAAAGCATTCGTGGCCATTATGTTTTCCTGGTACAAAGCACCTGTGCCCCCACGGAGAACATTATGGAACTGTTGCTGATGATCGATGCTGCCAAACGAGCTTCCGCAGGGTATATTACAGCCGTGATCCCATATTTTGGGTTTGCCAGGCAGGACAGGAAAGATAAACCCCGGGTAGCCATAGGATCGAAGCTGATCGCCAACCTGCTCACTGCCGCAGGAGCTAACAGGGTGATAACCATGGACTTACATGCTCCTCAGATCCAGGGTTTCTTTGATATCCCGGTGGATCACCTGGATAGCTCAGCTATTTTTATTCCCTATATAGAGAATCTAAAGCTGGAAAACCTTACCTTTGCGTCCCCTGACGTGGGTTCTACCACCCGGGTGCGTGAAGTGGCCAGCTATTTCAATGCTGAAATGGTGATCTGCGACAAGCATCGTAAACGGGCAAATGAAATTGCGTCTATGGTGGTGATCGGTGATGTAACTAACAGGGATATTGTGTTGATAGATGATATCTGTGATACCGCAGGCACCCTCACTAAATCAGCCGCTTTGCTGATGGAAAAAGGAGCAAGGAGCGTAAGAGCATTTTGTACGCACCCTGTATTCAGTGGTAAGGCTTACGAAAACATTGAAAACTCTGTGCTGGACGAACTGGTGGTATGCGATACCATTCCGTTAAAACAACACAGCAGCAAAGTGAAAGTGATCAGTGTAGCCGATCTGTTTGCAGTAGCTATCAGGAACATGCACGAGAATAAGTCTATCACAAGCTTATTTGTACACAGCCAGCGTAAGATGCAATAA
- the radC gene encoding RadC family protein — protein MIVNPTFLPGISNYLEPKPKRVLPPIHEWSEDDQPRKKLVKKGARSLSQAELLAILINCGNTKQSAIELAQEILLSCNNNLSDLSSMNVEDLTKFHGIGYKKAVTILASLELSRRKQSQLPSKKNVITCADDVASLLRPLLEDQFYETFYVLYLNHANKLLHYSCISSGGLTSTTVDPRMVFQEALLQKATRIMLCHNHPSGSLRPSNADVNITHKLKAGGKLLDIEVLDHVIVSSEGHFSFKEDGML, from the coding sequence ATGATAGTTAACCCAACATTTCTGCCTGGTATCAGCAATTACCTTGAGCCTAAGCCTAAACGTGTATTGCCTCCCATCCATGAATGGTCAGAAGATGACCAACCCAGGAAAAAACTGGTTAAAAAAGGGGCCCGGTCGTTAAGCCAGGCTGAGTTATTAGCCATACTTATCAATTGTGGCAATACAAAACAGTCTGCCATTGAACTGGCACAGGAAATATTGCTGAGCTGCAACAATAACCTCTCAGACCTTTCCTCCATGAATGTAGAAGACCTGACGAAGTTTCACGGCATAGGCTATAAAAAAGCCGTTACCATCCTGGCCTCCCTAGAACTTTCCCGCCGTAAACAATCACAGCTTCCCTCTAAAAAAAATGTGATCACCTGCGCAGATGATGTGGCTTCTTTGCTAAGGCCGCTCCTCGAAGATCAGTTCTATGAAACTTTTTATGTGCTCTATCTTAATCATGCCAACAAGCTCCTCCATTACAGCTGTATCAGTTCCGGCGGCCTTACTTCCACTACCGTAGATCCACGCATGGTCTTCCAGGAAGCATTGCTTCAGAAAGCCACCCGCATCATGTTATGCCACAATCATCCCTCGGGGAGCCTGCGGCCCAGTAATGCAGATGTCAATATCACGCATAAATTAAAAGCAGGTGGCAAGTTGTTGGATATCGAGGTTTTAGATCATGTGATCGTTTCCTCGGAAGGGCACTTCAGTTTTAAAGAAGATGGCATGCTCTGA
- a CDS encoding Gfo/Idh/MocA family protein: MLKIGLFGVGHLGKIHLSQLATMKDVEVTGYFDPSDANAEGVQAQHNLKRYTSAEELILASDAIDIVAPTTQHFKLCEMAIRNGKHVFVEKPMTNTMEEAKLLVKLVEEANIKFQVGHVERFNPAFLALKGHDLKPMFIEVHRLAEFNPRGTDVSVILDLMIHDIDIVLSIVKSSISRISASGVAVMSDTPDIANVRIEFHNGCVANLTSSRISLKKMRKMRLFQKDAYIGIDFLDKKTEIIKLKTPADEGLFTLDIETNAGKKTIAIANPEIKQSNAIRMELEFFRDSILENKPVEVNVIDGFQALEVAHQILQKIGKGQSE; the protein is encoded by the coding sequence ATGCTCAAAATAGGCTTGTTCGGTGTAGGGCATTTAGGCAAGATCCATTTATCTCAGCTGGCCACTATGAAGGATGTGGAAGTAACAGGTTACTTTGATCCCAGTGATGCCAATGCCGAAGGGGTACAAGCACAACATAATCTCAAACGCTATACTTCAGCAGAGGAACTGATCCTTGCTTCTGATGCGATTGATATTGTGGCACCTACCACGCAGCACTTTAAATTGTGCGAAATGGCTATCCGCAACGGAAAGCATGTTTTTGTGGAGAAGCCTATGACCAATACGATGGAAGAAGCCAAACTACTGGTGAAACTGGTGGAAGAGGCTAATATAAAATTCCAGGTAGGGCATGTAGAAAGATTTAACCCTGCTTTCCTGGCCCTGAAAGGCCATGATCTGAAACCAATGTTCATTGAAGTGCATCGCCTCGCAGAATTCAATCCGCGTGGAACAGATGTGAGTGTGATCCTGGACCTGATGATCCATGATATCGACATTGTGCTGAGCATTGTGAAATCCAGCATCAGCCGCATTTCAGCCAGTGGCGTAGCTGTGATGAGCGATACACCTGATATCGCCAACGTACGTATAGAATTCCATAATGGCTGTGTGGCCAATCTTACTTCCAGCCGTATCTCCCTTAAAAAGATGCGCAAAATGCGCCTCTTCCAGAAAGATGCTTACATCGGCATTGATTTCCTGGATAAGAAAACAGAGATCATCAAATTGAAAACCCCGGCGGATGAAGGGCTGTTCACCCTCGATATTGAAACCAATGCCGGTAAGAAAACCATTGCCATTGCTAATCCGGAGATCAAACAATCCAACGCCATCCGTATGGAACTGGAATTCTTCCGGGACAGCATCCTCGAAAATAAACCGGTTGAAGTAAATGTGATAGATGGTTTCCAGGCGCTGGAAGTAGCCCATCAGATCCTGCAAAAGATCGGAAAAGGGCAATCAGAGTAA
- a CDS encoding PKD domain-containing protein — protein sequence MNRTLGQGCTPLGQTPRSAFPICGTKALKQTSVPACAGRVIRLPTCPPNVEYRDLNPFWYKFTCYTAGTLGFTITPNDAGDDYDWQLFDVTGRNVDDVYSNTNLQVGGNWSAIAGATGASAAGTKPMACEGLSEPKWSSMPTLVAGHQYLLMVSHFTSTSQSGYELAFGGGTANITDPLPGAFLTAKYHCLNNRVAIKLNKKFQCATLAANGSEFEIVGAATANVVSAVGVNCTGGFDMDSVVLTLDRPLPGGNYTVRIRNGADGNTLLDACDNPIQAGREVPFVIAIPQAVPFDRIDPVGCVPTKIKVRLSDPVLCSSIAPNGSDFQLSGTGPAVTIVQANTFCAGQLTDSIELSLSGPVYLDGNYRIELIRGSDGNTMISECGVQTPLGYVVPFTTKDTVNALFSYRISLDCVYDTIFLQHDGAHGANDWKWTFEDGSTMTTRTPEKVYTVFGQKTVKLEVSNGVCTDDHTETMLLNNTLKAEFLVNTPVLCPLDMASFTNQSIGNIVSHRWDFNYGPGSRMVDPQPFRYPLSGRDQVYQVRLIVEDDLQCTDTVFHSIKAVASCRVAVPTAFSPNNDGINDFLYPLNGYKTADLVFRVFGRNGQLVFESHNWMNKWDGKINGSPAGIGTYAWVLEYTNTELGNRVFQKGVTTLLR from the coding sequence GTGAACCGGACCCTGGGTCAGGGCTGTACGCCATTGGGGCAAACGCCACGCAGCGCTTTTCCTATTTGCGGAACTAAAGCACTGAAGCAGACTTCGGTGCCCGCATGTGCTGGAAGAGTGATCCGCCTCCCAACCTGCCCTCCAAACGTAGAATACAGGGATCTAAACCCCTTCTGGTATAAATTTACCTGCTATACTGCGGGTACACTTGGTTTTACGATCACGCCCAACGATGCCGGTGATGATTACGACTGGCAGCTTTTTGATGTTACCGGCAGGAATGTGGATGATGTGTATTCCAACACAAACCTGCAGGTAGGTGGTAACTGGAGTGCCATTGCAGGAGCAACAGGAGCCTCTGCAGCAGGCACAAAACCAATGGCCTGCGAAGGATTGAGTGAACCTAAATGGAGCAGCATGCCTACCTTGGTGGCAGGGCATCAGTATTTACTGATGGTAAGCCACTTTACATCTACCTCACAAAGTGGTTACGAATTAGCTTTTGGCGGAGGAACCGCTAATATTACAGATCCCTTGCCGGGAGCATTCCTTACTGCTAAATATCATTGCCTCAATAACCGGGTCGCTATCAAACTGAACAAAAAATTCCAATGTGCCACGCTTGCAGCAAATGGCAGTGAATTTGAGATAGTAGGTGCTGCCACCGCAAATGTAGTGAGCGCGGTGGGCGTGAATTGTACGGGAGGTTTTGATATGGATTCTGTTGTACTTACGCTGGACAGGCCTTTGCCCGGTGGAAATTACACCGTAAGGATCCGCAACGGCGCAGATGGCAATACATTGCTGGATGCTTGTGATAATCCCATTCAGGCTGGCAGAGAAGTACCATTCGTAATAGCCATTCCGCAGGCGGTGCCTTTTGACAGGATTGATCCCGTAGGCTGTGTGCCTACTAAGATTAAGGTCCGTTTGTCCGATCCGGTGCTTTGCAGTTCTATTGCTCCGAATGGCAGCGATTTTCAGCTAAGCGGAACAGGGCCCGCCGTTACAATTGTGCAAGCCAATACCTTTTGTGCCGGTCAGCTGACAGATAGTATAGAGCTGTCTCTCAGCGGCCCTGTTTACCTCGATGGTAATTACCGGATAGAACTGATCAGGGGAAGTGATGGTAACACCATGATCAGTGAATGTGGTGTACAAACGCCGCTGGGATATGTAGTGCCGTTCACAACAAAGGATACCGTAAATGCGTTGTTCAGTTACAGGATAAGCCTGGATTGTGTGTATGACACCATCTTTCTGCAACATGATGGTGCGCATGGTGCCAATGACTGGAAGTGGACCTTTGAAGATGGTTCCACTATGACCACACGCACACCAGAGAAAGTGTATACCGTGTTTGGACAGAAAACCGTAAAGTTGGAAGTCTCCAATGGTGTTTGTACAGATGATCATACAGAAACGATGTTGCTGAACAATACCCTGAAAGCCGAGTTCCTTGTGAATACGCCGGTTTTATGTCCGCTGGATATGGCTTCCTTCACCAACCAGAGTATTGGCAATATTGTATCCCATCGCTGGGATTTCAACTATGGGCCTGGTTCCAGGATGGTAGATCCGCAACCTTTCCGTTATCCGTTATCGGGGCGGGATCAGGTTTACCAGGTAAGGCTGATCGTGGAGGATGATCTGCAATGCACCGATACGGTTTTTCATTCCATTAAGGCTGTGGCCAGTTGCAGGGTGGCAGTACCCACTGCTTTCTCGCCTAACAACGATGGCATTAATGATTTCCTCTATCCGCTGAACGGGTATAAAACTGCGGACCTTGTGTTCCGTGTCTTTGGCCGGAACGGCCAGTTAGTATTTGAATCCCATAACTGGATGAATAAATGGGACGGTAAGATCAATGGATCTCCTGCGGGCATTGGCACTTATGCCTGGGTACTTGAATACACCAATACAGAATTGGGGAACCGGGTATTTCAGAAGGGTGTAACCACTTTGCTGCGCTGA
- a CDS encoding 2-C-methyl-D-erythritol 4-phosphate cytidylyltransferase — translation MSSRSKIAIIVAGGSGQRMGSTVPKQFLELAGKPVLYHTIAAFLAAYEDMHIILVLPEAHKASVATVLTAFDRPPSITLVDGGETRFHSVLNGLKLIKQDAVIFVHDGVRPLVSPALIRTCYEQALAKGSAIPAIALKDSIREVDDEGNMAADRTRFRIIQTPQTFLSEILLPAFDQPYDPLFTDEATVVERFGEEVNLVEGEEQNIKITKPQDLVIAAAFLHQGL, via the coding sequence CCGTACCCAAGCAATTCCTGGAATTGGCTGGAAAACCTGTACTGTATCATACCATCGCTGCATTTCTGGCAGCATATGAGGATATGCATATCATCCTCGTTTTACCGGAAGCACACAAAGCCAGTGTGGCAACCGTACTCACTGCATTTGACAGGCCACCTTCCATCACTTTGGTGGATGGGGGAGAAACCCGTTTCCACTCTGTGCTGAATGGTTTGAAACTGATAAAACAGGATGCAGTGATCTTTGTGCATGATGGTGTAAGGCCATTGGTAAGCCCTGCGTTGATCCGTACCTGTTATGAACAGGCCCTGGCCAAAGGCAGCGCTATTCCGGCCATTGCATTGAAAGACAGTATCCGGGAAGTAGATGATGAAGGAAATATGGCGGCAGACAGAACCCGTTTCAGGATCATCCAAACACCACAAACCTTTTTATCAGAAATATTGTTGCCCGCATTCGATCAACCCTACGACCCGCTGTTTACAGACGAAGCCACAGTAGTGGAAAGGTTTGGGGAAGAAGTGAACCTCGTGGAAGGCGAGGAGCAGAACATCAAGATCACAAAACCGCAGGACCTGGTGATAGCGGCGGCTTTTCTGCATCAGGGCTTATAA